In Spiroplasma sp. SV19, one DNA window encodes the following:
- a CDS encoding spiralin repeat-containing protein — translation MKKILLILASLGITVTSSFSLIACNPPQKQEKNILQTFQINTNQTGAQILTNLHTFMQIRYRLTQDPTARKIATYQIFYQGKDITVDQTTTVKRDDIVHIIITLAPSDPTIMLDQQNLVQEGFTLGNTYNVEIKVTDVNKQNIKTVFVPDLKTPARENDSYQKLNTNANVIETVRDAINHRLSITASDSDFIITNDHDQNPSEKQVPGTVVTFTVTATQNSSLIEGSFTFTNTLSARKDISEVTINNLPVDPNPKFTYGQLNNNKEISDAIIGTINNKLQINITTKDFIVTNDQKTYEKQAPSQTVIFTVIATENSSLIKGTFNFTVVLAKLSLLPVMVDGTTMTIVADPDVSYEKLNQNKEIITAVKTAINNTLLITVTDNDFIISNDQPVDKKQEPQTVITFTIAASKTSKLITNQFTFKITLKEISL, via the coding sequence ATGAAAAAAATATTATTAATTTTAGCTAGTTTAGGAATTACAGTAACTTCTAGTTTTAGTTTAATTGCTTGTAATCCACCCCAAAAACAAGAAAAAAATATTTTACAAACATTTCAAATTAATACAAATCAAACAGGTGCGCAAATTTTAACTAATTTACACACTTTTATGCAAATTCGTTATCGTTTAACGCAAGACCCTACGGCAAGAAAAATTGCAACATATCAGATTTTCTATCAAGGTAAGGATATTACTGTTGATCAAACAACAACTGTTAAACGTGATGATATTGTTCATATTATTATCACTTTAGCACCATCTGATCCAACAATTATGTTGGATCAACAAAATTTAGTGCAAGAAGGATTTACATTAGGAAATACATATAATGTAGAAATTAAAGTTACTGATGTTAATAAACAAAATATTAAGACAGTTTTTGTGCCGGATTTAAAAACTCCAGCTCGCGAAAATGATAGTTATCAAAAGTTAAACACTAATGCTAATGTTATAGAAACAGTTCGTGATGCAATTAATCATCGTTTATCAATTACAGCTTCGGATAGTGATTTTATTATTACTAATGACCATGATCAAAATCCGAGTGAAAAACAAGTACCAGGAACAGTTGTGACTTTTACTGTCACAGCAACACAAAATAGTAGTTTAATTGAAGGCTCATTTACTTTTACTAATACTTTATCAGCACGAAAAGATATTTCAGAAGTTACAATTAATAATTTGCCAGTGGATCCAAATCCTAAATTTACTTATGGTCAATTAAATAACAACAAAGAGATTTCTGATGCAATTATTGGAACAATTAATAATAAGTTGCAAATTAACATTACAACCAAAGATTTTATCGTAACAAATGATCAAAAAACTTATGAAAAACAAGCACCAAGTCAGACAGTAATATTTACTGTTATAGCAACTGAAAACAGTAGTTTAATTAAAGGAACATTTAACTTTACCGTTGTGTTAGCAAAATTAAGTTTATTACCAGTAATGGTTGATGGAACAACTATGACCATTGTTGCTGACCCGGATGTTTCTTATGAGAAACTAAATCAAAATAAAGAAATTATTACAGCAGTAAAAACTGCGATTAATAACACACTTTTGATTACTGTCACTGATAATGATTTTATTATTAGCAATGATCAACCAGTTGATAAAAAACAAGAACCACAAACAGTTATCACTTTTACTATTGCTGCAAGTAAAACTAGTAAATTAATTACTAACCAATTTACTTTTAAAATTACTTTAAAAGAAATATCACTGTAA
- the raiA gene encoding ribosome-associated translation inhibitor RaiA, which produces MEYKIRSKNIIITDAMHQHLVDTFNKLLKYQQVNENDLVHVDIEFTKENNVVINISIDIRGKNNFLKAEVHNSDFYKAVDQALHKIEEQLRKIKSKREDRHNKNQALGKVYATIMEAEEDQEEEMV; this is translated from the coding sequence ATGGAATACAAAATTCGTAGCAAAAACATTATTATTACTGATGCAATGCATCAGCATTTAGTGGATACTTTTAATAAATTATTAAAATATCAACAAGTTAATGAAAATGATCTTGTCCATGTTGATATTGAGTTTACCAAAGAAAACAATGTTGTAATTAATATTTCAATTGATATTAGAGGTAAAAACAATTTCTTAAAAGCAGAAGTTCATAATAGTGATTTTTATAAAGCAGTTGACCAAGCTTTACATAAAATTGAAGAACAGTTACGAAAAATTAAAAGTAAAAGAGAAGACCGCCATAATAAAAATCAAGCACTCGGAAAAGTTTATGCCACAATAATGGAAGCAGAAGAGGACCAAGAAGAGGAAATGGTTTAA
- a CDS encoding SNF2 helicase associated domain-containing protein, translating into MESFNLDFIRNLTRLVTFNNAEQLYQTKKITLLKIDEQQTSNNEKELIINCQVIAKNNSDYYEVNVVFAIVAEMTFLTRQSCNCIDYNFQHQICQHIVATLLFAFYESKENIQQWRALFTATDHLLTTFVNKNKQNYETKENVVDCQCSLIIDSTFQKPAVVQIKLGYEHDQFFEIKNIYHFLRFLAKNPLDPDYLKGYEISQKFVLYPAKVVFSLFAEKVIRFLQREFINVSSFLQTQKMDFYGVSITKSFGFSAYQTEQFLIALQDETIKLIVNDQEYPNIKISSDQYQPSLKVQQNDNLIQIVNNKITPVVLTPNQGSLFDHEQIFLLGQKDTFLLGPIYQTMAMTSQNQITFTAHQTNDVIKAIVALLDYPSNIVNVDKVILKALEKTPLIIESYFDFKGKEIILRPIFRYGTITIDLLNKVNDDSKIVLRNIYQEQQYLTFLKQIGFVKNIII; encoded by the coding sequence ATGGAAAGTTTTAATCTTGATTTTATTCGAAATCTAACGAGATTAGTAACATTTAATAATGCTGAACAATTGTATCAAACAAAGAAGATAACATTATTAAAAATAGATGAGCAGCAAACTTCAAATAACGAAAAAGAATTAATTATTAATTGCCAAGTTATTGCAAAAAATAATAGTGATTATTATGAAGTAAATGTTGTTTTTGCCATTGTTGCTGAAATGACATTTTTAACTCGTCAAAGTTGCAATTGTATTGACTATAATTTTCAACATCAAATTTGTCAGCATATTGTTGCAACTTTGCTGTTTGCCTTTTATGAATCTAAAGAAAATATTCAACAGTGACGAGCATTGTTTACCGCAACTGATCACTTATTAACAACCTTTGTTAATAAGAATAAACAAAATTATGAAACAAAAGAAAATGTTGTTGATTGTCAATGTAGTTTGATTATTGACTCAACATTTCAAAAACCTGCTGTTGTACAAATAAAATTAGGTTATGAACATGACCAGTTTTTTGAAATTAAAAATATTTATCATTTTTTAAGGTTTTTAGCAAAAAATCCACTTGATCCAGATTATTTAAAAGGTTATGAGATTTCCCAAAAATTTGTTTTATATCCGGCAAAAGTGGTTTTTTCACTATTTGCGGAAAAAGTGATTCGGTTTTTACAACGAGAATTTATTAATGTTTCTAGTTTTTTGCAAACCCAAAAAATGGATTTTTATGGAGTTTCAATTACAAAAAGTTTTGGGTTTTCAGCTTATCAAACAGAGCAATTTTTAATAGCTTTACAAGATGAAACAATTAAATTAATTGTTAATGATCAGGAATATCCAAATATTAAGATCAGTTCTGATCAGTACCAACCGAGTTTAAAAGTTCAGCAAAATGATAATTTAATTCAAATTGTTAATAATAAAATAACACCAGTAGTTTTAACACCAAATCAAGGAAGTTTATTTGATCATGAACAAATTTTTTTATTGGGACAAAAAGATACCTTTTTGTTAGGGCCAATTTACCAAACAATGGCAATGACTAGTCAAAACCAAATTACTTTTACTGCTCATCAAACTAATGATGTTATTAAAGCAATTGTTGCGTTATTGGATTATCCTAGTAATATTGTAAATGTTGATAAAGTAATTTTAAAAGCATTAGAAAAAACACCATTAATTATTGAAAGTTATTTTGATTTTAAGGGTAAGGAAATTATTTTACGACCAATTTTTCGGTATGGAACAATTACAATTGATTTGCTAAATAAGGTTAATGATGATAGTAAAATTGTGTTACGGAATATTTATCAAGAGCAACAATATTTAACTTTTTTAAAGCAAATTGGTTTTGTTAAAAATATAATTATTTAG
- a CDS encoding lipoprotein — MKKILALLGAVSLVGTSAVSVVACNHPPTGEKGSVDDIKKQLEQYTDTPFFASSSQITNDKLASELASRMTMGSYKLVVKNDATFVQPKITDGNALQAQTLKDFKQQLISTTVQGELVVNSGSAVVSLLKKDSELFSVKIKWSSNELLFLASTVNKINNVGDTTQNIKFPLPPLIPGVNLTLADLYSFLSIINLPKELINSIDLTQIDSPDFVTKFDQVLQKISEPLEPIVGGDFLAIKIPLDFKLTDGINLKGYNGKMQEKEGTVSDLLHNIAPDLIALLQWYLKEGQQKIETTHNTVLPLIQYLLSPVNSNVKENIRTEFGDDGWFYKTTATNFDSLIFHLLAGYKGKPTTDDSRFVFKIVGKYLIPLDEVFDQDLIGDKGHKLILKLELNPTLLIASMLDIFSKNNGQGIDAVGESILQPKTWLGMSSFVQGLIPNINVYLGPSIMSFGGSFILQNLGLSSTEIENNNITMSAGTVKLQFKNKNNQWENFKVLLKEVDKTDKNGKPVTDDEGNPVKVKVGPPDLTQILGATDLKISFMNVKFKVTPKK; from the coding sequence ATGAAGAAAATATTGGCTCTTTTAGGAGCAGTATCATTAGTGGGAACAAGTGCCGTTTCGGTGGTTGCTTGTAATCATCCGCCTACCGGTGAAAAAGGATCAGTTGATGATATTAAAAAACAATTAGAACAATATACTGATACACCATTTTTTGCTTCTTCATCACAAATAACAAATGATAAATTAGCATCAGAATTAGCTAGTCGAATGACAATGGGAAGTTATAAATTAGTCGTTAAAAATGACGCAACATTTGTGCAACCAAAGATTACTGATGGTAATGCTTTACAAGCACAAACATTAAAGGACTTTAAACAACAATTAATATCAACAACAGTACAAGGCGAATTAGTTGTTAATAGTGGAAGTGCCGTTGTTAGTTTGTTAAAAAAAGATAGTGAACTATTTAGTGTCAAAATTAAATGATCATCAAATGAATTGCTATTTTTAGCAAGCACAGTTAATAAAATTAACAATGTGGGGGATACAACACAAAATATTAAATTTCCGTTGCCACCACTTATCCCAGGAGTAAACCTTACCCTTGCTGATTTATATAGTTTTTTGAGCATAATTAATTTACCAAAAGAATTAATTAATAGTATTGATTTAACACAAATAGATAGTCCAGATTTTGTTACTAAGTTTGATCAGGTATTACAAAAGATTAGTGAACCTTTGGAACCTATTGTTGGGGGTGATTTTTTAGCAATAAAAATACCGCTTGATTTTAAATTAACGGATGGAATTAATCTTAAAGGATACAATGGTAAGATGCAAGAAAAAGAAGGAACTGTTAGTGATTTATTACACAACATTGCTCCTGATCTTATTGCGTTATTGCAATGATATCTTAAAGAAGGTCAACAAAAGATTGAAACAACGCATAATACTGTTTTACCATTGATTCAGTATTTATTGTCACCCGTTAATTCAAATGTAAAAGAAAATATTAGAACTGAATTTGGCGACGATGGATGATTTTATAAAACTACCGCAACTAATTTTGATAGTTTGATTTTTCACTTGTTAGCGGGTTATAAAGGAAAACCAACTACAGATGATAGTCGCTTTGTTTTCAAAATTGTTGGAAAATATCTAATTCCGCTTGATGAGGTTTTTGACCAAGATTTAATTGGTGACAAAGGTCATAAACTAATTCTTAAATTAGAATTAAATCCAACCTTGTTAATTGCAAGCATGTTAGATATTTTTAGCAAAAACAATGGGCAAGGAATTGATGCTGTTGGAGAAAGTATTTTACAACCAAAAACATGGTTGGGAATGAGTAGTTTTGTGCAGGGTCTGATTCCAAATATTAATGTTTATTTAGGACCAAGTATTATGAGTTTTGGTGGTTCATTTATTTTACAAAACTTAGGTTTAAGTAGTACTGAAATAGAGAACAATAATATCACAATGAGTGCTGGAACCGTTAAATTGCAATTTAAAAATAAAAATAATCAGTGAGAAAATTTTAAAGTGCTTTTAAAAGAAGTTGACAAGACAGATAAAAATGGTAAGCCAGTTACAGATGATGAAGGCAACCCAGTTAAGGTGAAGGTTGGTCCTCCTGATTTAACTCAAATTTTAGGTGCAACTGATTTAAAAATTAGTTTTATGAATGTTAAATTTAAAGTTACACCAAAAAAATAA
- the nadE gene encoding NAD(+) synthase, whose product MNDLKQYLTYLTTWIKEEVTKAHCNGVVVGLSGGIDSAVVGLLAQKAFPEQHLTVVMPCYSDQFDQECANLLINTHQLKHQIVDLSLTYDQLVATLALPQHQLALANIKPRLRMTTLYALAQSHNYLVLGTDNADEWHVGYFTKYGDGGVDLVPLIHLVKGEVQQAAHLLGVPSEIIMRPPTAGLWTAQTDEQELGVSYQQLDFYLQGKQVPVAVAQRIEHLHQVSEHKRQLAKAPPVAFSSLINEFKK is encoded by the coding sequence ATGAACGATTTAAAACAATATTTAACATATTTAACTACTTGAATTAAAGAAGAAGTAACAAAAGCACATTGTAATGGAGTTGTTGTTGGTTTATCGGGTGGAATTGATTCTGCTGTTGTGGGATTATTAGCCCAAAAGGCTTTTCCTGAGCAGCACTTAACAGTTGTTATGCCTTGTTATTCTGATCAATTTGATCAAGAATGTGCTAATTTATTAATTAATACTCATCAATTAAAACATCAAATTGTTGATTTATCATTAACATATGATCAGTTAGTGGCAACTTTAGCGTTACCACAGCATCAATTAGCATTAGCTAATATTAAACCACGGTTACGAATGACAACCTTATATGCTTTAGCACAAAGCCATAACTATTTAGTATTAGGAACTGATAATGCTGATGAATGACATGTTGGTTATTTTACGAAATATGGCGATGGGGGTGTTGATTTAGTACCACTTATTCATTTGGTGAAAGGAGAAGTTCAACAAGCAGCCCATTTACTAGGAGTTCCATCTGAAATTATTATGCGTCCACCAACTGCAGGATTATGAACAGCTCAAACTGATGAACAAGAGCTCGGTGTTAGTTATCAACAGTTAGATTTTTATTTACAAGGAAAACAAGTACCAGTAGCGGTGGCACAACGGATTGAACATTTACATCAGGTTTCTGAGCATAAACGACAATTAGCAAAAGCACCTCCAGTTGCTTTTAGTTCTTTAATTAATGAATTTAAAAAGTAA
- a CDS encoding DEAD/DEAH box helicase family protein has product MQEKLFTNQNQQKLLVELNQEMQTADEVCFVFPFISKAIINKIEGSIKYCCLNKIPIRIITTTFDDLAEYNNLLELARLIATYDNIQIKVEDNLEKRSERIHIKASIFKRFHGISTAIIGSSNLTYKGMVTGREWNIKLTTNNNHSLVTEIITEFEQLWNEVLVDFNDEVARNHLLERISQNQSTRIATMFNNTPTEFLTIRKYLYDFQKDIVAKLQYRRQLGKNAHLVIMATGTGKTVVAAFDYFYQLQRRAGQPLKMLFLAHQKEILDQALQTFRGVLMDKNFGEVMYEGKTSANNVHLFATIQTMANKLSQFKRNHFDVIIFDEAHHIAAATFDQVFNYFQPQQVLGLTATPEREDGKSIKKYFADEYAAELRLWDAINQRLLCPFDYYCIDDNTVDLTGVDLNADSELFKKLNTKARNNLLLKMIEKYLGLYARPTALIFCVTTEHAKIIATFLQANHLRADYLTSENREQRTRILHEFKIGRINYLCVVNMFNEGIDVPEINTIILLRPTNSKTIFLQQLGRGLRKTELKNRLEVYDLISNIDSKYDITIGIKNLYDPKLTSIKGILANEGLPYNCTITLEKRSEKVILNNLRKWYDNRARIKSHIREYYQKYENEGLAHLLHDYDLSLYQFYNYVNDFYVKIGRNIERYQIDENNTNRNKNLLKQFLFLDSYNLINYFILRLKQKLSNKEINLDYDNLLITSLLYEVTSMTVFTELFPDYQTIPDLVTYFINHHQLIVEELLIILQYKLEHETLKMHSEQTNPLLKGITYTVKQVLSVIGRTNFLLTRGELRIIAFQAGYLTFDKVKQVILADEDGTGYGKLTKYLPDEQVFYWSIPETMTLANKLVKDIQNNDIAKYLFLQNKINTKWSNLGLKLYCFIGFGHYETMLTENYLTAKFFVQKG; this is encoded by the coding sequence GTGCAAGAAAAATTATTTACAAATCAAAATCAGCAAAAACTATTAGTTGAATTAAACCAAGAAATGCAAACTGCTGATGAAGTTTGTTTTGTCTTTCCTTTTATTTCAAAAGCAATTATTAATAAAATTGAAGGATCAATTAAGTATTGTTGTCTGAATAAAATTCCTATTCGGATTATTACGACTACTTTTGATGATTTAGCCGAATATAATAATTTATTAGAATTAGCACGGTTAATAGCAACCTATGACAATATTCAAATTAAAGTTGAAGATAATTTAGAAAAACGAAGTGAACGGATTCATATTAAAGCTTCAATTTTTAAACGTTTTCATGGAATCTCAACAGCAATTATTGGCTCTTCTAATTTAACTTATAAGGGTATGGTAACGGGACGTGAATGAAATATTAAATTAACAACAAATAATAATCATAGTTTAGTTACAGAAATTATTACTGAATTTGAACAGTTATGAAATGAAGTTTTAGTTGATTTTAATGATGAAGTTGCACGAAATCATTTATTAGAACGGATTAGTCAAAATCAATCAACTCGTATTGCAACAATGTTTAATAATACACCAACTGAATTTTTAACAATTCGAAAATATTTATATGATTTTCAAAAAGACATTGTGGCAAAATTACAATATCGGCGTCAGTTAGGTAAAAATGCTCATTTAGTAATTATGGCGACTGGAACTGGTAAAACAGTGGTTGCTGCTTTTGATTATTTTTATCAATTGCAGAGAAGGGCTGGTCAGCCGCTAAAAATGCTTTTTTTAGCTCACCAAAAAGAAATTTTAGATCAAGCCTTGCAAACTTTTCGAGGAGTTTTAATGGACAAAAACTTTGGAGAAGTAATGTATGAGGGAAAAACTAGTGCAAACAATGTACATTTATTTGCAACAATTCAAACAATGGCGAATAAATTGAGTCAGTTTAAACGCAACCATTTTGATGTGATTATTTTTGATGAGGCACATCATATTGCTGCTGCTACTTTTGACCAAGTTTTTAATTATTTTCAACCACAACAAGTTCTTGGCTTAACCGCAACACCAGAACGTGAAGATGGTAAATCAATTAAAAAATATTTTGCAGATGAATATGCGGCAGAATTAAGACTATGAGATGCCATTAATCAACGCTTATTATGTCCTTTTGATTATTATTGTATTGATGATAATACTGTTGATTTAACAGGGGTTGATTTAAATGCAGATAGTGAACTTTTCAAAAAATTAAATACAAAAGCTCGCAATAATTTGTTATTAAAAATGATTGAAAAGTATTTGGGTTTATATGCAAGACCAACAGCATTAATTTTTTGTGTAACAACAGAGCATGCTAAAATCATCGCAACTTTTTTGCAAGCAAATCATCTTCGTGCAGATTATTTAACTTCTGAAAATCGTGAACAACGAACGCGGATTTTACATGAATTTAAAATTGGCCGAATTAATTATTTATGCGTTGTTAACATGTTTAATGAAGGAATTGATGTTCCAGAAATTAATACAATTATTTTATTACGCCCTACAAATTCAAAAACAATTTTTTTACAACAACTTGGGCGCGGATTACGAAAAACAGAATTAAAAAATCGGTTAGAAGTTTATGATTTGATTAGTAATATTGATAGTAAATATGATATTACAATTGGGATTAAGAATTTGTATGACCCAAAATTAACGTCAATAAAAGGGATATTAGCAAATGAAGGTTTACCTTATAATTGTACGATTACATTAGAAAAACGATCAGAAAAAGTTATTTTAAATAATTTACGAAAATGATATGATAACCGTGCCAGAATTAAAAGCCATATTCGTGAATATTATCAGAAATACGAAAATGAAGGTTTAGCGCATTTGCTACATGATTATGATTTATCACTATATCAATTTTATAATTATGTTAATGATTTTTATGTTAAAATTGGACGTAATATTGAACGTTATCAAATTGATGAAAATAATACTAATCGGAATAAAAACTTGTTAAAGCAATTTTTATTTTTAGATAGTTATAACCTTATTAATTATTTTATTTTACGCTTAAAGCAAAAACTTTCTAATAAAGAAATTAATTTAGATTATGATAATTTATTAATAACATCATTGTTATATGAAGTAACTAGTATGACTGTTTTTACTGAGTTATTTCCAGATTATCAAACAATTCCCGATTTAGTAACATATTTTATTAATCATCATCAACTTATTGTGGAAGAATTATTAATTATTTTACAATATAAATTAGAACATGAGACTTTAAAAATGCATTCTGAACAAACAAATCCCTTGTTAAAAGGGATTACTTATACCGTTAAACAAGTTTTATCTGTTATTGGCCGCACAAATTTTTTATTAACACGTGGTGAATTACGAATTATTGCGTTTCAAGCGGGTTATTTAACATTTGATAAAGTTAAACAAGTTATTTTAGCAGATGAGGATGGAACTGGTTATGGTAAATTAACAAAATATCTGCCAGATGAACAAGTTTTTTATTGGTCAATTCCTGAGACAATGACTTTGGCTAATAAGTTAGTAAAAGATATCCAAAATAATGATATTGCTAAGTATTTATTTTTACAAAACAAAATTAATACAAAGTGATCTAATTTAGGTTTAAAATTATATTGTTTTATTGGGTTTGGACATTATGAGACAATGTTAACAGAAAACTATCTTACAGCTAAATTTTTTGTTCAAAAAGGTTAA
- a CDS encoding DJ-1 family glyoxalase III, whose translation MKFALFLATGFEEGEAIITTDVLRRGGINLELVSIMKKLEVVSAHNVVITADKLIEDVKYEDYDGFVLPGGRIGVDNLANSEMLKDWLLKANSDQKTIAAVCAAPQILGHLGILDNKEATSYPGCTKGMEKAIYNDEMAAITDGHVITGASVGSTMNFALAIADRVLGPEKVMELHHELVIRD comes from the coding sequence ATGAAATTTGCATTATTTTTAGCAACTGGTTTTGAAGAAGGTGAAGCAATTATTACGACTGATGTATTACGTCGTGGTGGCATTAATTTGGAATTAGTTAGTATTATGAAAAAATTAGAAGTTGTTTCGGCTCATAATGTAGTTATAACAGCTGATAAATTAATTGAAGATGTTAAATATGAAGATTATGATGGTTTTGTTTTACCGGGTGGTCGTATTGGAGTCGACAATTTAGCAAATAGTGAAATGTTAAAAGATTGATTATTAAAAGCAAATAGTGATCAAAAAACAATTGCAGCAGTATGTGCTGCACCACAAATTTTAGGGCATTTAGGAATTTTAGACAATAAAGAAGCAACAAGTTATCCTGGATGTACTAAAGGAATGGAAAAAGCAATTTACAATGATGAAATGGCAGCGATTACCGATGGTCATGTTATTACAGGTGCTTCGGTGGGGTCAACAATGAATTTTGCATTGGCAATTGCTGATCGAGTGTTGGGACCAGAAAAAGTAATGGAATTACATCATGAGTTAGTGATTCGAGACTAA